A part of Isachenkonia alkalipeptolytica genomic DNA contains:
- a CDS encoding flagellar brake protein has product MAILDTIGIGDKLEVGKIRGNAKDLEEKSTGITSQVMDIQGDIVHISKPMKYGKNYALEINEQIHIYFFTKDKGILKVRGEVLLSKDEPILIYGIKLRGKAKKIQRRFYFRLDITMDIAVTDIQNNRKIPCVTKDISGGGLKCITREAFQSRDPVEVNMVIDQAPISVLGEIVRCIKDPVENNHEVGIQFTSISDKDRNTIVSYIFQKQRELRKKGLI; this is encoded by the coding sequence ATGGCCATATTGGATACCATAGGTATCGGTGATAAACTAGAGGTGGGGAAAATCCGGGGGAACGCCAAGGACCTGGAAGAGAAGTCCACGGGCATCACAAGTCAGGTGATGGATATCCAAGGGGATATTGTACATATTTCCAAACCGATGAAATATGGAAAAAATTACGCGTTAGAAATCAATGAACAAATTCATATTTATTTTTTTACCAAGGATAAAGGAATATTAAAGGTTCGTGGAGAAGTATTATTAAGTAAGGATGAACCGATATTGATCTACGGTATTAAACTCCGGGGAAAAGCGAAGAAAATCCAGCGAAGGTTTTACTTTCGACTGGATATTACCATGGATATCGCAGTGACGGATATTCAAAACAACCGCAAGATCCCCTGCGTTACCAAGGATATCAGCGGCGGCGGTTTGAAATGCATTACCCGGGAGGCATTTCAGTCCCGGGATCCCGTTGAAGTAAATATGGTCATCGATCAAGCCCCCATCAGTGTCCTGGGAGAGATTGTCCGGTGTATCAAAGATCCCGTGGAGAATAACCATGAAGTGGGGATTCAGTTTACCAGTATATCCGACAAAGACCGAAACACCATTGTAAGCTATATTTTTCAAAAACAGCGGGAACTACGAAAAAAAGGATTGATATAA